In the Dictyostelium discoideum AX4 chromosome 6 chromosome, whole genome shotgun sequence genome, tattttttttattattataataataataattaataataaaggtaacctatttattttactataaactaaaatcttttttttttgttttaaattttatatttttttattttttgttattatttaaaaaggtAATTCATTACCAGAATCCGCTTTTTGAAGTAATCTATTTACTAATGGatgatttaatatatttcCAATTATTGGTAATTTTCTAAGGATTGAAATAACAATTGGGAATGCGTCACTTtaaagaacaaaaaaaaaaaaaaaaaaaaaaaaaaaatacattagtatttataaatttttaaaaaaatggatatgaaaattaataataataataacaaaaataataacaaaaataataataatagtaataagaTAATTACCCAAACAAATTTACAAAACCAAAGATTTCAATGACCATTCCAACAAATGTCCATCTTGTTACTAATAATACAACGATACCAAAAAAGAATAAGATTGTTccttttattttcttcttttggGCAAAAAACTTTGTAGTTTTTTGTAAacctaaaattaaaactatacCAGATACCAATAAAAGGTTACCTAATGCTAATAAATTtctatctaaaaataataaaactcctaaaaatccaaaaaataatCCCATTGCTGAGAGCATAGCTCCAATTtctataatttattaatttattattatttttttattttgtatttatttagtACTAATttatggtaataataattggtgaacttgaaaaaaaaaaaaaataaaataaaaacaaatattattttaataaaaaaaaaaaaaaataaaaaaaaaaagaaatttataattacttTGTTGATCGGtaaacattttaatttattatatgttttattttaaagcaCGCGAATAtcttatttataaatatatttaattttattggccaaaaagaaaaaaaaaaaaaaaaaaaat is a window encoding:
- the golt1 gene encoding golgi transport protein 1, whose protein sequence is MFTDQQKIGAMLSAMGLFFGFLGVLLFLDRNLLALGNLLLVSGIVLILGLQKTTKFFAQKKKIKGTILFFFGIVVLLVTRWTFVGMVIEIFGFVNLFGDAFPIVISILRKLPIIGNILNHPLVNRLLQKADSGNELPF